CGATATTAGCCAGCGCATATTCGATGGATTTTCGATATTGTTCGCGGATGCGCTCGGTGTTCTGCCAAACCACTTCCGGGGTATCGCCGATGCGGGCTTGATTGAAAATGCTGCCGTCGCCGACCTGGTCCCAGTTCACCAATTCCGGCAACGGCGTCCACGGCGCATGCGACGAAATCAAGGCCAGTTCGGCCATCAACGGTTGCCGGGCGCCGGGTCTGCGCTCCAAGACTTGCAGAGCCGAGAGCGTGTATTGGTCAGGCATGGTGATCCAGTTGAAGGTTTGGCCTTTGTAGCCCAAATCCTGTGCGGCATAGATGCGGTCGTAACCAAAGTATTCGCCTTGATGCCAGGCCATCGTATGTGCAGGTTGTACGGCCACGGTGCGCCAACCCGCCCTGTGGAACAGGCGATTCAACGACGGGCGCTGGCTCATCACCAAACGGTCGTAGCGGGTCTGGCTATTGATCCATAATCCCGACATCAAGGTGCCATGCGCCAGCCAGCTGATGCCGCCGTACGTCGGCGAGGTCAGGTAAGCGCTACGCGCCGACAAACCGTTTGCGGCCAGATCGACGCTGCTTTGCTGTAGTAATGGCCGGATATGCGCAGCGTAGTCTGTTCGATCCAGCACGGTTCGACCATACGATTCGATGAACACCACCAGCACATCCTTGCCTTTCAATTTCTCGAACAATGCGTTGTCCGGCACGGCGGCATAAGGGTCACTATCGACGACATTGTTGAAACTTTCCAGATCGGCCATGCCGCTACGGATGGTGGCAATGTGCTGGGCCATTAGGTCGTAAAACGGTTTGCTCGCGTATGACCAATCCGCGAAGGCGGAAGCGCTCCACACCAAAAGGCCGGCTACTATGCCTGTGCCGCTAATTTGCGCCGAACTTTGCAACAGCGTTTGTACCCGGCGCAGCAAGGTGTTGGTCAGCCAAAAAATACTCAGCAACAAGGCGATGAGCAAACCG
The window above is part of the Methylomonas sp. ZR1 genome. Proteins encoded here:
- a CDS encoding sulfatase-like hydrolase/transferase — protein: MNGFAVIYVLTALLIPNRLSAISLEAFAYLPLEALLLGLALLVSGRVGFLIRLGAAGLLATGIIFKMADLAAYQVFDRPFNPVLDSRFPADGMNLLQGAIGQIGAIVVAGLLIALLLSIFWLTNTLLRRVQTLLQSSAQISGTGIVAGLLVWSASAFADWSYASKPFYDLMAQHIATIRSGMADLESFNNVVDSDPYAAVPDNALFEKLKGKDVLVVFIESYGRTVLDRTDYAAHIRPLLQQSSVDLAANGLSARSAYLTSPTYGGISWLAHGTLMSGLWINSQTRYDRLVMSQRPSLNRLFHRAGWRTVAVQPAHTMAWHQGEYFGYDRIYAAQDLGYKGQTFNWITMPDQYTLSALQVLERRPGARQPLMAELALISSHAPWTPLPELVNWDQVGDGSIFNQARIGDTPEVVWQNTERIREQYRKSIEYALANIVSYAINYGDDNLVLLVLGDHQPAPFVTGESDSHDVLVHLISRDSKVMDAIKDWQWTDGMLPASDAPVLGMDKLRERFIAAFSR